In Emticicia oligotrophica DSM 17448, a genomic segment contains:
- a CDS encoding TlpA family protein disulfide reductase, which produces MKNILKYLLLIFFPLSIQAQKPFLVRIQFPKNINVENIRIGYENGNERISFPTKFIDNKITVSGTYYSKYLTLWIYDDLKDSYVNWTYFWIDGSKASISFTTTDTSQNILKKFILKNAFSLDIVGKKHNSFVRTELEQYKNFYEKYFSPNYKGKYTDSLNKVFNGIFLNLCLKDISFIKANGNQYYAFDYFRRNLAPLREINPDTLLSIFNTSFPKSYKESFEGKETEIFLKGKVLKKNAIAPIIKAADYYSKEELSLINKKYTLLVFWASWCKPCIAEIPKIKELHKFYQTDNLKIIYVTLDEDSTKFLQAVKKYDLSWNHVYGDKKFIKSFGVLGIPQIFLIDSLGKIAYSREEEKDFKSELPILEAILEEKL; this is translated from the coding sequence ATGAAAAATATATTAAAATATTTACTTCTTATCTTTTTCCCATTAAGTATTCAAGCACAAAAGCCTTTCTTAGTAAGAATACAATTTCCCAAAAATATTAATGTTGAAAACATAAGAATTGGTTACGAAAATGGTAATGAAAGGATAAGTTTTCCAACAAAGTTTATTGACAATAAAATTACTGTGTCGGGGACCTATTATTCCAAATATCTAACGCTTTGGATTTACGACGATTTAAAGGATAGTTATGTAAATTGGACTTATTTTTGGATAGATGGGTCAAAAGCTTCTATTTCGTTTACAACGACAGATACTTCCCAAAATATTTTGAAAAAATTTATTCTAAAAAATGCTTTTAGTCTTGACATCGTTGGAAAAAAACATAATTCTTTTGTAAGAACAGAATTAGAACAATATAAGAACTTTTATGAGAAATACTTCAGTCCAAATTATAAAGGGAAGTACACAGATTCTTTGAATAAAGTTTTTAATGGCATATTCTTAAACCTTTGTCTGAAAGATATCTCGTTTATAAAAGCAAATGGAAATCAATATTATGCTTTTGATTATTTCAGAAGAAACCTTGCACCACTCAGAGAAATAAACCCCGATACTTTATTGTCAATTTTCAATACTTCATTCCCAAAATCATATAAAGAGAGTTTTGAGGGAAAAGAGACAGAAATTTTTTTAAAAGGTAAAGTTTTGAAGAAGAATGCAATCGCTCCTATAATCAAAGCTGCTGATTACTACTCAAAAGAAGAATTATCGCTCATAAATAAAAAATATACACTATTAGTTTTTTGGGCTTCTTGGTGCAAGCCTTGCATAGCCGAAATTCCTAAGATTAAAGAATTACATAAATTTTATCAGACTGATAACTTAAAAATAATTTATGTAACGCTTGATGAAGACTCAACAAAGTTTTTGCAAGCGGTAAAGAAGTATGATTTAAGTTGGAATCATGTTTATGGAGATAAAAAATTCATTAAGAGTTTTGGTGTGCTTGGTATTC